A window of the Streptomyces formicae genome harbors these coding sequences:
- a CDS encoding uracil-xanthine permease family protein, which yields MNLGVRWSLHGDGRTPAPGAVVRPDERLSWPRTAGLGAQHVVAMFGASFVAPVLMGLDPNLAIMMSGVATMIFLLATRGRIPSYLGCSLSFVGVAATIRATGGDSATVTGAVLVVGAALFLAGLAVQRFGARIIHAAMPPIVTGAVVMLIGFNLAPVTAATYWPQDQWTALLVMLFTGLAVVCLRGFWSRIAIFLGLIFGYAVSWVFDRIFGKIHSTAGGPEAVDHWRLDLSGVAKADWIGLPSFHAPAFEWSAILVALPVVIALIAENAGHVKAVGEMTGDPLDDKLGTAIAADGAASMLSTAVGGPPNTTYSENIGVMAATRVYSTAAYWAAAGFALLFGLCPKFGAVVAAIPGGVLGGITVILYGMIGLLGAQIWINAKVDLRNPLNLVPAAAGIIIGVGGVSLKFTEHFELSGIALGTIVVITGYHVLRAFAPAHLKPQEPLLDAGTSAYDSGESGGDQPVARS from the coding sequence ATGAACCTCGGCGTGCGCTGGAGCCTGCACGGCGACGGACGAACACCCGCTCCCGGGGCCGTCGTACGGCCCGACGAACGGCTCTCGTGGCCGCGTACGGCCGGGCTCGGGGCTCAGCACGTGGTGGCGATGTTCGGCGCGTCGTTCGTGGCACCGGTGCTCATGGGGCTGGATCCGAATCTCGCGATCATGATGTCCGGCGTCGCGACGATGATCTTCCTGCTGGCGACGCGCGGCCGGATCCCGAGCTATCTGGGCTGCTCGCTCTCGTTCGTCGGCGTGGCGGCGACAATCCGCGCGACCGGCGGCGACAGCGCCACCGTCACCGGCGCGGTCCTGGTCGTCGGTGCGGCGCTCTTCCTCGCGGGGCTCGCCGTGCAGCGGTTCGGGGCGCGGATCATCCACGCCGCGATGCCGCCGATCGTCACCGGTGCCGTCGTCATGCTCATCGGCTTCAACCTCGCGCCGGTCACGGCCGCGACGTACTGGCCGCAGGACCAGTGGACGGCGCTGCTCGTGATGCTGTTCACCGGCCTCGCCGTGGTCTGTCTGCGCGGCTTCTGGTCGCGTATCGCGATCTTCCTCGGGCTGATCTTCGGCTACGCGGTCTCCTGGGTCTTCGACCGGATCTTCGGGAAGATCCACTCGACGGCAGGCGGGCCCGAGGCGGTGGACCACTGGCGGCTCGATCTCTCCGGCGTCGCCAAGGCCGACTGGATCGGCCTGCCGAGCTTCCACGCCCCGGCCTTCGAGTGGTCGGCGATCCTGGTCGCACTGCCGGTCGTCATCGCGCTGATCGCGGAGAACGCCGGACACGTCAAGGCCGTCGGCGAGATGACCGGCGACCCGCTCGACGACAAGCTGGGCACCGCCATCGCCGCCGACGGCGCCGCCTCGATGCTGTCGACCGCCGTGGGCGGCCCGCCGAACACCACGTACTCCGAGAACATCGGCGTCATGGCCGCCACCCGCGTCTACTCCACCGCCGCCTACTGGGCCGCGGCGGGCTTCGCCCTCCTCTTCGGGCTCTGCCCCAAGTTCGGCGCGGTGGTCGCCGCGATCCCGGGCGGAGTGCTGGGCGGGATCACCGTGATCCTTTACGGCATGATCGGTCTGCTCGGCGCGCAGATCTGGATCAACGCCAAGGTGGACCTGCGCAATCCGCTGAACCTCGTTCCGGCCGCCGCGGGCATCATCATCGGCGTCGGCGGCGTCAGCCTGAAGTTCACCGAGCACTTCGAGCTCAGCGGCATCGCCCTCGGCACGATCGTCGTCATCACCGGCTACCACGTGCTGCGCGCCTTCGCGCCGGCGCATCTCAAGCCGCAGGAGCCGCTGCTCGACGCGGGCACGTCCGCCTACGACAGCGGGGAGTCCGGCGGCGATCAGCCCGTCGCCAGGTCGTAG
- a CDS encoding DUF5995 family protein, translating into MVQIEQSTAEPVVRMDAVRPSLGAVVERMRALRSCWPTTDGVAVFNRVYLSVTEELGRRIDRGEFPDRRAAVTLDVLFAERYLSAVATAAAGNRPPACWRPLFQYRRHPGVRPLQFAMAGINAHIGHDLALAVVDTCRTLGCEPAHLEAAFEHVGEVLTMLEERIREDLMPGPDLLEIADPLTHLLGSWSLERARDGAWSAARLLWRMQELPGLADEFTERLDTGVGLVGRCMLTPWP; encoded by the coding sequence ATGGTGCAGATCGAGCAGTCGACGGCGGAGCCGGTGGTGCGGATGGACGCCGTGCGCCCCTCGCTCGGCGCCGTGGTGGAGCGGATGCGTGCGCTCCGCTCGTGCTGGCCGACGACCGACGGGGTCGCGGTCTTCAACCGCGTGTACCTGTCGGTCACGGAGGAGCTCGGCCGGCGCATCGACCGGGGCGAGTTCCCCGACCGGCGGGCCGCGGTGACGCTGGACGTGCTCTTCGCCGAGCGCTACCTCTCCGCCGTCGCCACGGCCGCCGCGGGCAACCGGCCGCCCGCCTGCTGGCGCCCGCTCTTCCAGTACCGGCGTCATCCGGGCGTACGCCCGCTGCAGTTCGCCATGGCGGGGATCAACGCGCACATCGGGCACGATCTGGCGCTGGCGGTCGTGGACACCTGTCGTACGCTCGGCTGCGAACCGGCCCATCTCGAAGCGGCGTTCGAGCATGTGGGCGAAGTCCTCACGATGCTGGAGGAGCGCATCCGCGAGGATCTGATGCCCGGGCCCGACCTGCTGGAGATCGCCGATCCGCTCACCCATCTGCTGGGCTCCTGGAGCCTGGAGCGGGCCAGGGACGGTGCCTGGTCGGCGGCCCGGCTGCTCTGGCGCATGCAGGAACTGCCCGGACTGGCCGATGAGTTCACCGAGCGGCTGGACACCGGGGTCGGGCTCGTCGGGCGCTGCATGCTCACCCCGTGGCCCTGA
- a CDS encoding LLM class F420-dependent oxidoreductase, translating to MTIRLGLGLPQMRQYDIGRDIPAVARAAEETGYDSLWVFERVIFPEPATQGLYGIPGRPWPDQYRNVAEPTVSLALAAAVTGRARLGTSVLIAPLHIPFQLARTLATLDASSGGRVVAGFGTGWSLDEYAAAGVAPFERRGAVLDELLDVCRAVWGPDPVAYEGGLTTIAPSVVGPKPARPVPVLLPANSPKAARRVVDRADGWLPVAMGPQKLADDWRRLQDLAAERGRERPLLVSVRANARYRAKPLDGGGRQPFHGSVDQIVEDLVSHVAPGLDDFHLDLQGTMRDAEELKDVAAAVYAGVRAAGV from the coding sequence ATGACGATCCGGCTCGGACTCGGGCTCCCGCAGATGCGGCAGTACGACATCGGCCGCGACATCCCCGCGGTGGCGAGGGCGGCCGAGGAGACCGGTTACGACAGCCTGTGGGTGTTCGAGCGCGTGATCTTCCCAGAGCCAGCGACCCAGGGGCTGTACGGCATTCCGGGCCGCCCCTGGCCCGACCAGTACCGCAACGTCGCCGAGCCGACGGTGTCGCTGGCCCTGGCGGCGGCCGTGACCGGCCGGGCGAGGCTCGGCACGAGCGTGCTGATCGCCCCGCTCCACATCCCCTTCCAGCTGGCGCGGACGCTCGCCACCCTCGACGCGAGCAGCGGCGGCCGGGTCGTCGCCGGCTTTGGCACCGGCTGGTCCCTCGACGAGTACGCGGCCGCGGGCGTGGCGCCCTTCGAGCGGCGCGGCGCGGTGCTGGACGAACTGCTGGACGTGTGCAGGGCCGTGTGGGGCCCGGACCCGGTCGCGTACGAGGGCGGACTGACGACCATCGCGCCGTCCGTCGTCGGACCCAAGCCCGCCCGGCCCGTCCCCGTCCTGCTGCCGGCGAACAGTCCCAAGGCCGCACGCCGCGTGGTCGACCGGGCGGACGGCTGGCTGCCGGTGGCGATGGGTCCGCAGAAGCTGGCCGACGACTGGCGGCGGCTCCAGGACCTGGCGGCCGAGCGCGGGCGTGAGCGGCCCCTGCTGGTCTCGGTCCGTGCCAACGCGCGGTACCGCGCGAAGCCGCTCGACGGTGGCGGCCGGCAGCCGTTCCACGGGAGCGTGGACCAGATCGTCGAGGACCTGGTGTCCCATGTCGCGCCCGGTCTCGACGACTTCCACCTCGACCTGCAGGGCACCATGAGGGACGCCGAGGAGCTCAAGGACGTCGCGGCGGCGGTGTACGCGGGCGTGCGGGCCGCGGGCGTCTGA
- a CDS encoding flavin monoamine oxidase family protein: MTSTVPTAVPHSDAQPPITMFGPDFPYAYDDFLAHPAGLGQIPATEHGTEIAVIGGGLSGIIAAYELMKMGLKPVVYEADQIGGRLRTVGFEGTGTDELTAEMGAMRFPPSSTALQHYIDLVGLETRPFPNPLAESTPSTVVDLKGESHYAETIDDLPQVYRDVMNAWNACLEEGADFSDMNRAMRERDVPRIREIWAKLVEKLDNQTFYGFLCDSEAFKSFRHREIFGQVGFGTGGWDTDFPNSILEILRVVYTEADDHHRGIVGGSQQLPLRLWEREPEKIVHWAQGTSLATLHEGEPRPAVTRLHRTAGNRITVTDASGDIRTYQAAIFTAQSWLLLSKISCDDSLFPIDHWTAMERTHYMESSKLFVPVDRPFWLDKAVDDRGNPTGRDVMSMTLTDRMTRGTYLLDEGPDKPAVICLSYTWCDDSLKWLPLSANERMEVMLKSLGEIYPNVDIRKHIIGNPVTVSWENEPYFMGAFKANLPGHYRYQRRLFTHFMQDRLPADKRGIFLAGDDISWTAGWAEGAVQTALNAVWGVMHHFGGATDSTNPGPGDLFDEISPVELPED; encoded by the coding sequence ATGACGTCCACGGTGCCCACCGCCGTCCCGCACTCCGACGCGCAGCCGCCCATCACCATGTTCGGGCCGGACTTCCCGTACGCGTACGACGACTTCCTCGCCCACCCGGCCGGCCTCGGCCAGATACCCGCGACCGAGCACGGCACCGAGATCGCCGTCATCGGCGGCGGGCTCTCCGGCATCATCGCCGCGTACGAGCTGATGAAGATGGGCCTCAAGCCCGTCGTCTACGAGGCGGACCAGATCGGCGGCCGGCTCCGCACGGTCGGCTTCGAGGGCACCGGCACCGACGAGCTGACGGCCGAGATGGGCGCCATGCGCTTCCCGCCCTCCTCGACCGCGCTCCAGCACTACATCGACCTGGTGGGTCTGGAGACCCGGCCGTTCCCCAATCCGCTGGCCGAGTCCACCCCGTCGACCGTCGTCGACCTCAAGGGCGAGTCGCACTACGCGGAGACCATCGACGATCTGCCGCAGGTCTACCGCGACGTGATGAACGCGTGGAACGCCTGCCTGGAGGAGGGCGCGGACTTCTCCGACATGAACCGTGCCATGCGCGAGCGCGACGTCCCGCGCATCCGCGAGATCTGGGCGAAGCTCGTCGAGAAGCTGGACAACCAGACCTTCTACGGCTTCCTCTGCGACTCCGAGGCCTTCAAGTCCTTCCGTCACCGCGAGATCTTCGGCCAGGTCGGCTTCGGCACCGGCGGCTGGGACACCGACTTCCCCAACTCCATCCTGGAGATCCTCCGCGTCGTCTACACCGAGGCCGACGACCACCACCGCGGCATCGTCGGCGGCTCCCAGCAGCTGCCGCTGCGGCTGTGGGAGCGCGAGCCCGAGAAGATCGTCCACTGGGCGCAGGGCACCTCGCTCGCCACGCTGCACGAGGGCGAGCCGCGGCCCGCCGTGACCCGGCTGCACCGCACCGCCGGCAACCGGATCACCGTCACGGACGCGTCCGGCGACATCCGTACGTACCAGGCGGCGATCTTCACCGCCCAGTCCTGGCTGCTGCTCTCCAAGATCTCCTGCGACGACTCGCTCTTCCCCATCGACCACTGGACGGCGATGGAGCGGACCCACTACATGGAGTCCTCCAAGCTGTTCGTCCCCGTCGACCGGCCGTTCTGGCTGGACAAGGCCGTCGACGACAGGGGAAATCCGACGGGCCGTGACGTCATGTCGATGACGCTCACCGACCGCATGACCCGAGGCACGTACCTTCTGGACGAGGGCCCCGACAAGCCGGCCGTCATCTGCCTCTCGTACACGTGGTGCGACGACAGCCTCAAGTGGCTGCCGCTGTCCGCGAACGAGCGCATGGAGGTCATGCTCAAGTCGCTCGGCGAGATCTACCCGAATGTCGACATCCGCAAGCACATCATCGGCAATCCGGTGACCGTGTCCTGGGAGAACGAGCCGTACTTCATGGGCGCGTTCAAGGCCAACCTGCCGGGCCACTACCGCTACCAGCGGCGCCTGTTCACGCACTTCATGCAGGACCGGCTGCCCGCGGACAAGCGCGGCATCTTCCTCGCGGGCGACGACATCTCCTGGACGGCCGGCTGGGCCGAGGGCGCGGTGCAGACGGCGCTCAACGCGGTGTGGGGCGTGATGCACCACTTCGGCGGTGCGACCGACTCCACCAACCCCGGTCCCGGCGACCTCTTCGACGAGATCTCCCCGGTGGAGCTCCCCGAAGACTGA
- a CDS encoding carbon-nitrogen hydrolase family protein, whose product MPPLRTALLQSSGTPGDIAKNLELLDTHAARVAAAGAGLLIAPEMYLTGYAIGDAVPRLAEPAGGPSAQAVAAIAARHGIAVVYGYPERDGETVYNAAQLIGPDGERLANYRKTHLFGCFEQEWFTPGDEPVVQAELGGLRIGILICYDVEFPENVRAHALAGTELLAVPTALMNPFQFVAEKLLPVRAFESQMYVAYANRTGPEGEFDFAGLSCLAGPDGIARARAGHGEELVVADADPDFLAASRAANPYLRDRRPGLYASLTR is encoded by the coding sequence ATGCCGCCGCTGCGCACCGCCCTGCTCCAGAGCTCCGGGACCCCCGGCGACATCGCGAAGAACCTCGAACTCCTCGACACGCACGCCGCCCGCGTCGCAGCCGCGGGCGCCGGGCTGCTGATCGCCCCCGAGATGTACCTCACCGGCTACGCGATCGGCGACGCCGTGCCCCGTCTCGCCGAGCCCGCCGGCGGTCCGTCCGCGCAGGCCGTCGCCGCGATCGCCGCACGCCACGGCATCGCCGTCGTCTACGGCTACCCGGAGCGGGACGGGGAGACGGTCTACAACGCCGCCCAGCTCATCGGGCCCGACGGCGAGCGGCTCGCGAACTACCGCAAGACCCATCTCTTCGGCTGCTTCGAGCAGGAGTGGTTCACGCCCGGCGACGAGCCCGTCGTCCAGGCCGAGCTCGGCGGCCTCCGCATCGGCATCCTGATCTGCTACGACGTCGAGTTCCCGGAGAACGTGCGGGCCCACGCCCTCGCCGGCACGGAGCTGCTGGCGGTGCCGACCGCGCTGATGAACCCCTTCCAGTTCGTCGCCGAGAAGCTCCTTCCGGTCCGCGCCTTCGAGAGCCAGATGTACGTGGCCTACGCCAACCGGACCGGCCCCGAGGGCGAGTTCGACTTCGCCGGGCTGAGCTGCCTCGCCGGACCCGACGGCATCGCCCGGGCCCGCGCGGGCCACGGCGAGGAGCTCGTCGTCGCCGACGCCGACCCGGACTTCCTGGCCGCCTCGCGCGCCGCCAACCCGTATCTGCGCGACCGCCGCCCCGGCCTGTACGCGTCCCTCACCCGCTGA
- a CDS encoding Lrp/AsnC family transcriptional regulator, with protein MRLNDLDERIVHALAEDARRSYADIGSLVGLSAPAVKRRVDRLRADGAITGFTVRVDPAAMGWETEGFIEIYARSNTSPETIKRGLARYPEVASASTVTGEADAIVQVFASDMRHFERVLERIAGEPFVERTKSVLVLSPLLRRFSSGSPG; from the coding sequence GTGCGACTGAACGATCTCGACGAACGCATCGTCCACGCCCTCGCCGAGGACGCCCGTCGTTCCTACGCCGACATCGGTTCGCTCGTCGGCCTGTCCGCGCCCGCCGTGAAGCGGCGCGTGGACAGGCTGCGGGCCGACGGAGCCATCACCGGCTTCACGGTCCGCGTCGACCCGGCCGCCATGGGCTGGGAGACCGAGGGCTTCATCGAGATCTACGCACGCAGCAACACCTCGCCCGAGACCATCAAACGCGGCCTCGCGCGGTACCCGGAAGTCGCGTCCGCCTCCACCGTCACCGGCGAGGCGGACGCGATCGTCCAGGTCTTCGCCTCCGACATGCGCCACTTCGAGCGCGTGCTGGAGCGGATCGCGGGCGAGCCGTTCGTCGAGCGGACCAAGTCCGTCCTCGTGCTCTCCCCGCTGCTCAGGCGCTTCTCGTCCGGCTCGCCCGGCTGA
- a CDS encoding amino acid permease, with translation MLDQGAAPPVSPPQGPSAPQSGLGSRLMRRKPVETLVAEGGQGEGGSLRRSLSMWQLTMISIGATLGTGIFVVLGEATPLAGPAVAISFVVAGLTALFSALSYAELAGAVPVSGSSYSYSYATMGELVAWVCGWCLVLEYGVSVAAVAVGWGEYLNELLDGTIGVTIPASVSAPLGEGGFINLPALVVVLLAMVFLMGGAKESARVNTIMVVVKIVTLVLFIGIGFMGIKAGNYAPLAPLGVTGISAAAATLFFSYIGFDAASTAGEEAKNPKKDLPRAIMLSLLIVTVLYCLVALVAVGAMPWQDFEGTEAALAQIMKDVTGQSFWGVVLAAGAVVAIASVVFAVLYGQTRILFAMSRDGLVPKVFAKVNPKTGAPRTNTVIVSLFCGVLAAFIPLGELANATSIGTLFAFALVNVAVIILRYNRPDMNRTFKVMLFPVTPILGFAFCAYMMFSLPFATWVVFGGWMVAGLVFYFLYGLRRSRLATAEK, from the coding sequence GTGTTGGACCAGGGCGCAGCCCCACCCGTCTCTCCCCCGCAGGGCCCCTCGGCCCCGCAGTCCGGCCTCGGCAGCCGTCTCATGCGCCGCAAGCCCGTCGAGACCCTCGTCGCCGAGGGCGGCCAGGGCGAGGGCGGCAGCCTCCGCCGCTCGCTCTCCATGTGGCAGCTGACGATGATCAGCATCGGTGCGACGCTCGGCACCGGCATCTTCGTCGTCCTCGGCGAGGCCACCCCGCTCGCCGGCCCCGCCGTCGCGATCTCGTTCGTCGTCGCGGGCCTCACCGCCCTGTTCTCGGCGCTGTCGTACGCGGAGCTCGCGGGCGCCGTCCCGGTCTCCGGATCCTCGTACTCGTACTCGTACGCGACCATGGGCGAGCTCGTCGCCTGGGTCTGCGGCTGGTGCCTCGTGCTGGAGTACGGCGTGTCGGTCGCGGCCGTGGCCGTCGGCTGGGGCGAGTACCTCAACGAGCTGCTCGACGGCACGATCGGCGTCACCATCCCCGCCTCGGTCTCCGCGCCGCTCGGTGAGGGCGGCTTCATCAACCTCCCCGCCCTCGTCGTGGTGCTGCTCGCCATGGTCTTCCTCATGGGCGGCGCCAAGGAGAGCGCCCGCGTCAACACGATCATGGTCGTCGTGAAGATCGTGACGCTGGTCCTCTTCATCGGCATCGGCTTCATGGGCATCAAGGCCGGCAACTACGCCCCGCTCGCCCCGCTCGGGGTCACGGGCATCAGCGCCGCCGCGGCCACCCTCTTCTTCTCGTACATCGGCTTCGACGCCGCCTCCACCGCCGGTGAAGAGGCCAAGAACCCGAAGAAGGACCTGCCGCGCGCGATCATGCTGTCGCTGCTCATCGTCACCGTGCTCTACTGCCTCGTCGCGCTGGTCGCCGTCGGCGCCATGCCGTGGCAGGACTTCGAGGGCACCGAGGCGGCGCTTGCCCAGATCATGAAGGACGTCACCGGCCAGAGCTTCTGGGGCGTGGTGCTCGCCGCCGGCGCGGTCGTCGCCATCGCCAGCGTCGTCTTCGCCGTGCTGTACGGCCAGACCCGCATCCTGTTCGCGATGTCCCGCGACGGCCTGGTGCCCAAGGTCTTCGCCAAGGTCAACCCGAAGACCGGCGCCCCGCGCACCAACACCGTGATCGTCTCGCTCTTCTGCGGTGTCCTCGCGGCCTTCATCCCGCTGGGCGAGCTGGCCAACGCCACCAGCATCGGCACGCTCTTCGCCTTCGCGCTGGTCAACGTGGCCGTGATCATCCTGCGCTACAACCGCCCGGACATGAACCGCACCTTCAAGGTGATGCTCTTCCCGGTCACCCCGATCCTCGGCTTCGCCTTCTGCGCGTACATGATGTTCAGCCTCCCGTTCGCCACATGGGTGGTCTTCGGTGGCTGGATGGTCGCCGGGCTCGTGTTCTACTTCCTGTACGGCCTTCGCCGCTCCCGGTTGGCAACAGCAGAGAAGTGA
- a CDS encoding GDSL-type esterase/lipase family protein translates to MTPDADWLDPAPFLRGVAWRDGERAVRADPADLARLPWDTRERAALPIGVRLEFTAPGGARAVDVRYRARVPDPGEAMRELAHGFALWRGDRCVDEAFGEPAAETTVRIGLPPGDGPFVVHPPESQSPVILGLRGVGGPVVPAPRRPRWLVHGDSITEGWWSTRPAHSWPATAGRTLGLDTVNLGYAGAARGELATAEQLASLPAELLTLAFGTNCWSGVPYSAPLLYETTRAFVTLVRRGHPETPLLLVSPLLRPEAEATPNALGATLAELRGAMESAARDLAAAGDGRLALLPGRDLLTAAHLADGLHPNDTGHARLASAVAHALRAAGFVTTAATPAPAPAPTGTVGP, encoded by the coding sequence GTGACGCCGGACGCCGACTGGCTCGACCCCGCCCCCTTCCTGCGCGGCGTGGCCTGGCGGGACGGGGAGCGCGCCGTGCGGGCCGATCCCGCCGATCTGGCGCGGCTGCCGTGGGACACCCGCGAGCGCGCCGCGCTGCCCATCGGCGTACGGCTGGAGTTCACGGCGCCCGGCGGGGCGCGGGCGGTCGACGTGCGCTATCGGGCGCGGGTCCCGGACCCGGGAGAGGCGATGCGCGAGCTCGCGCACGGTTTCGCGCTGTGGCGAGGAGACCGGTGCGTGGACGAGGCGTTCGGCGAGCCTGCCGCGGAGACGACGGTCCGGATCGGACTACCGCCGGGGGACGGCCCGTTCGTGGTCCATCCGCCCGAGTCTCAGTCTCCCGTGATCCTCGGCCTGCGCGGCGTCGGCGGGCCGGTGGTGCCCGCGCCGCGGCGCCCGCGGTGGCTCGTCCACGGCGACTCGATCACGGAGGGCTGGTGGTCGACCCGCCCCGCACACTCCTGGCCCGCGACCGCCGGCCGGACGCTCGGCCTGGACACCGTCAACCTCGGCTACGCGGGCGCGGCACGCGGTGAACTCGCCACCGCGGAGCAGCTCGCGTCCCTCCCCGCCGAGCTGCTGACGCTCGCCTTCGGCACCAACTGCTGGTCCGGGGTGCCGTACAGCGCCCCGCTGCTGTACGAGACGACGCGGGCCTTCGTGACTCTCGTACGCCGTGGCCATCCGGAGACTCCGCTGCTGCTGGTCTCGCCGTTGCTGCGCCCCGAGGCCGAGGCGACACCGAACGCCCTCGGCGCCACGCTCGCCGAGCTGCGCGGCGCCATGGAGTCGGCGGCCCGCGACCTCGCCGCGGCGGGCGACGGCCGGCTGGCGCTGCTGCCCGGCCGCGACCTGCTGACGGCGGCTCACCTGGCGGACGGCCTCCACCCGAACGACACGGGCCACGCCCGCCTCGCCTCCGCGGTGGCGCACGCACTGCGCGCGGCGGGCTTCGTCACGACCGCCGCGACACCGGCACCGGCACCGGCACCGACGGGGACCGTCGGGCCCTGA
- a CDS encoding GuaB1 family IMP dehydrogenase-related protein → MRFLNDIKPPYDLTYDDVFMVPSRSAVGSRQGVDLASPDGTGTTIPLVVANMTAIAGRRMAETVARRGGLVVIPQDIPIEVVTEVVSWVKSRHLVLDTPIVLTPHQTVADALSLLPKRAHGAGVVVDEESRPVGIVTEHDLSGVDRFTQLSEVMSKDLVEIDADIDPREAFTVLDNANRKFAPAVDKDGRLAGVLTRKGALRATLYTPATDAQGRLRIAAAVGINGDVAGKAKQLLDAGADTIVVDTAHGHQESMISAIKAVRGLDPQVPIVAGNIVAAEGVKDLIDAGADIIKVGVGPGAMCTTRMMTGVGRPQFSAVLECAAEAKKYGKHVWADGGVRHPRDVAMALAAGASNVMVGSWFAGTYESPGDLQQTADGRLYKESFGMASARAVRNRTSDESAYDRARKALFEEGISTSRMFLDPARPGVEDLIDSIIAGVRSSCTYAGAGSLEEFAEKAIVGIQSAAGYAEGKPLHASWS, encoded by the coding sequence GTGCGTTTCCTCAATGACATCAAGCCGCCGTACGACCTGACGTACGACGATGTGTTCATGGTGCCGAGCCGCTCGGCCGTGGGCTCCCGTCAGGGCGTCGACCTCGCGTCCCCCGACGGCACCGGGACCACGATCCCGCTCGTCGTCGCCAACATGACCGCCATCGCGGGCCGCCGGATGGCCGAGACCGTCGCCCGCCGCGGCGGCCTCGTCGTCATCCCGCAGGACATCCCGATCGAGGTCGTCACCGAGGTCGTGTCCTGGGTGAAGTCGCGCCATCTCGTGCTCGACACCCCGATCGTGCTGACCCCGCACCAGACCGTCGCCGACGCGCTGTCCCTGCTGCCGAAGCGGGCCCACGGCGCCGGTGTCGTCGTGGACGAGGAGAGCCGCCCGGTCGGCATCGTCACCGAGCACGACCTGTCCGGCGTGGACCGCTTCACGCAGCTGTCCGAGGTCATGTCCAAGGACCTGGTGGAGATCGACGCGGACATCGACCCGCGCGAGGCGTTCACCGTCCTCGACAACGCCAACCGCAAGTTCGCCCCGGCCGTCGACAAGGACGGCAGGCTCGCGGGTGTCCTCACCCGCAAGGGCGCCCTGCGCGCCACGCTGTACACCCCGGCCACGGACGCCCAGGGGCGGCTCAGGATCGCCGCCGCCGTGGGCATCAACGGCGATGTGGCCGGCAAGGCGAAGCAGCTTCTCGACGCGGGCGCCGACACGATCGTCGTGGACACGGCCCACGGCCACCAGGAGTCGATGATCTCCGCGATCAAGGCGGTCCGCGGCCTCGACCCGCAGGTCCCGATCGTCGCGGGCAACATCGTCGCGGCCGAGGGCGTCAAGGACCTCATCGACGCCGGCGCCGACATCATCAAGGTCGGTGTAGGCCCCGGCGCCATGTGCACCACCCGCATGATGACCGGTGTGGGGCGCCCCCAGTTCTCCGCCGTGCTGGAGTGCGCAGCCGAGGCGAAGAAGTACGGCAAGCACGTCTGGGCCGACGGCGGTGTCCGTCACCCGAGGGACGTCGCGATGGCGCTTGCCGCGGGCGCGTCGAACGTGATGGTCGGCTCCTGGTTCGCGGGGACGTACGAGTCCCCGGGCGACCTCCAGCAGACCGCGGACGGCCGGCTGTACAAGGAGTCCTTCGGCATGGCCTCCGCGCGTGCCGTCCGCAACCGTACGAGTGATGAGTCGGCGTACGACCGGGCCCGGAAGGCGCTCTTCGAGGAGGGCATCTCGACGTCGCGGATGTTCCTCGACCCGGCGCGGCCGGGCGTCGAGGACCTGATCGACTCGATCATCGCGGGCGTGCGGTCGAGCTGCACGTACGCGGGCGCGGGCTCGCTGGAGGAGTTCGCGGAGAAGGCGATCGTCGGCATCCAGAGCGCGGCGGGCTACGCGGAGGGCAAGCCGCTCCACGCCAGCTGGAGCTGA
- a CDS encoding barstar family protein, which produces MRNGPLAALFGAVAGRNITVLDLHGVTDKPGFMERCAGDLELPAWFGRNWDALADCLTDLPGDEGTLVLVLRWQEYAAARPREWATAQEVFAQAVDTMPGRLAVLVALGGSDERTSRGAG; this is translated from the coding sequence ATGAGGAACGGCCCCCTCGCTGCCCTGTTCGGCGCCGTGGCCGGCCGGAACATCACCGTGCTCGACCTCCACGGGGTCACGGACAAGCCGGGCTTCATGGAGCGCTGCGCGGGCGATCTGGAGCTCCCCGCCTGGTTCGGCAGGAACTGGGACGCGCTCGCCGACTGCCTCACCGACCTGCCGGGGGACGAGGGCACGCTCGTACTCGTACTGCGCTGGCAGGAGTACGCCGCCGCCCGTCCCCGCGAGTGGGCGACCGCCCAGGAGGTGTTCGCCCAGGCGGTCGACACGATGCCGGGGCGGCTCGCCGTGCTCGTCGCCCTTGGAGGATCCGACGAGAGGACCTCGCGGGGTGCTGGATGA